In Fulvia fulva chromosome 10, complete sequence, a single window of DNA contains:
- a CDS encoding Glucan 1,3-beta-glucosidase yields the protein MLFKGAVVALCAAFATAAPSHDKRGPSGFPWGKDKVRGVNIGGWLLLEPWITPSIFQQFDQSRGIMDEYTLGQALGAQQAREQVLQKHWDTWCTWADFKKIADSGFNAVRIPFGYWAFDSSDSPFPSGSAPYLDAAIDWARSTGLKVMLDLHGAPGSQNCFDNSGQKCDTPKWTTGNTVAKTLRVLKTVQDKYGASSYDDVIMGIQLLNEPLTPVLDLNVVKQFTRDGYGQQRDSSQSRVVVFHDGFQQVNKYNGFLTPSDNNAQNVVVDHHEYQVFSPELVAMKPWEHRQYICNNAIVYSGGDKWTFVGEWSGAMTDCAAALNGYGTGARYDGTFPGSSYVGSCQNINFMETWDQQFRDDTRGYIEGQMESFERNTEGWFFWNFKTEGAPEWDAFRLIDAGIFPQPLTDRKFGAICS from the exons ATGTTGTTCAAGGGCGCCGTCGTTGCGCTCTGCGCTGCGTTCGCTACAGCTGCTCC TAGCCACGACAAGCGAGGCCCCAGCGGCTTCCCTTGGGGCAAGGACAAGGTTCGAGGTGTCAACATCGGCGGCTGGCTGCTTCTTGAACCATGGATAACACCATCGATTTTCCAGCAGTTCGACCAAAGCAGAGGGATTATGGACGAGTACACTTTGGGACAGGCATTGGGTGCGCAGCAGGCTCGCGAACAAGTGCTGCAGAAGCATTGGGACACGTGGTGCACCTGGGCGGACTTCAAGAAGATTGCAGACAGCGGCTTCAATGCGGTGCGAATTCCATTCGGATACTGGGCATTCGACAGCTCAGACTCGCCGTTCCCCTCAGGCTCCGCACCATACCTCGATGCCGCGATCGACTGGGCGAGATCGACCGGCTTGAAGGTCATGCTCGATCTTCACGGCGCACCAGGCTCGCAGAACTGCTTCGACAACAGCGGTCAAAAGTGCGATACTCCCAAGTGGACCACTGGTAACACTGTCGCAAAAACACTCCGAGTTCTGAAGACCGTCCAGGACAAGTATGGCGCCTCCTCATACGACGATGTGATCATGGGCATCCAGCTCCTGAACGAGCCTCTCACTCCAGTCCTGGATCTCAATGTTGTTAAGCAGTTCACTCGTGACGGCTATGGTCAACAACGAGACTCGAGCCAATCGCGTGTCGTTGTCTTCCACGATGGCTTCCAGCAGGTCAACAAGTACAATGGCTTCCTCACCCCAAGCGACAACAACGCACAGAACGTTGTAGTCGACCACCACGAATACCAAGTGTTCTCTCCCGAGCTCGTCGCCATGAAGCCATGGGAACATCGCCAATACATCTGTAACAACGCGATCGTGTACAGCGGTGGCGACAAGTGGACCTTTGTCGGGGAGTGGAGCGGAGCCATGACCGACTGCGCTGCTGCACTCAATGGATACGGCACTGGTGCTCGCTACGACGGAACGTTCCCAGGCTCATCTTACGTCGGTTCCTGCCAAAACATCAACTTCATGGAGACCTGGGACCAGCAATTCCGCGACGACACACGCGGCTACATTGAAGGACAGATGGAATCGTTCGAACGCAACACCGAGGGCTGGTTCTTCTG GAACTTCAAGACAGAAGGCGCACCAGAATGGGACGCTTTCCGTCTCATCGACGCAGGCATCTTCCCGCAGCCCCTGACTGACCGCAAATTCGGCGCCATCTGCTCATAG
- a CDS encoding Anthrone oxygenase, which yields MTYPESLPTDAVATQWSALAFGLYQTGFMPSMSLVTVPVMQKTSVSAAQLLGQFKSFHTHGHFYGPASTMAISLLHAYTACRKGWTGRPWLLSAAAGALSISVWPFTIILMDPINSLLFEWKATAAQISLEQVQNKLAQWEMLHTSRSILLLLGALAGYLALRQNQGPSHIRPKLKQ from the exons ATGACGTATCCTGAAAGTCTTCCCACCGATGCCGTTGCTACACAATGGTCAGCTCTGGCTTTTGGCCTCTATCAGACGG GCTTCATGCCGAGCATGTCCCTAGTCACAGTGCCCGTTATGCAGAAGACGAGTGTGAGCGCCGCACAGCTATTAGGCCAATTCAAGAGCTTCCACACTCACGGCCACTTCTACGGCCCAGCCTCAACGATGGCCATAAGCTTGCTGCACGCTTACACTGCCTGTCGGAAGGGCTGGACTGGAAGGCCATGGCTTCTATCAGCGGCCGCTGGAGCTCTGTCGATCTCAGTGTGGCCCTTTACGATTATACTCATGGATCCAATCAATAGCCTGCTGTTTGAGTGGAAGGCAACGGCAGCTCAGATATCGCTTGAGCAAGTGCAGAACAAGCTCGCGCAATGGGAGATGTTGCACACCTCACGGTCAATCCTATTGCTGCTAGGAGCTTTGGCGGGATATCTGGCGCTGAGGCAGAATCAAGGTCCTTCGCACATCCGGCCGAAGTTGAAGCAGTAA
- a CDS encoding Broad-range acid phosphatase DET1 — MVKPRLIILIRHAQSEGNKNREIHQMIPDHRVKLTEEGHKQAEDAGRRLRALLRPDDKLQIFTSPYRRTRETTEGILKTLTARDDPDDPSAAPSPFSRNKITVYEEPRLREQDFGNFQPCSSEMERMWAERADYGHFFYRIPDGESAADAYDRVSGFNESLWRQFGDADFPSVCVLVTHGLMSRVFLMKWYHWSVEYFEDLRNVNHCEFVVMRKDAETQKYILENNLRTWSELRRQRKEEQAKQDPQRRNTLSSFLTQSQDSPQIPPRKWGGCIDGCNHANDQYPRRTAQRKQQVQQELQLPPAAEAPEDNPNEAEDHPVAQVELTTKGGEDSGGVDGPSDEGSTTSSRPEFKRPFRPPAHSTLHPGRDGGSTTSGTTTPHEMSDNDGNQYFAPQAQKGTSLGNALRKAPRRKATPEDIERWAQESGMGKGKKADALGDEPDAWSDENRGSLDEKSASQDMDDLDRAEKEDKGLMGSVY, encoded by the exons ATGGTCAAGCCAAGG TTGATCATCCTAATCCGCCATGCCCAGTCCGAAGGCAATAAGAACCGCGAGATACACCAGATGATCCCAGACCACAGAGTCAAGCTCACAGAAGAAGGTCACAAACAG GCAGAAGATGCTGGACGACGACTGCGTGCCCTCCTGAGACCCGACGACAAGCTACAGATCTTCACATCACCATACCGACGTACACGAGAGACTACGGAGGGCATCTTGAAGACGCTCACTGCCCGCGATGATCCGGACGATCCATCTGCGGCGCCCAGTCCATTCAGCAGGAACAAGATTACGGTGTATGAAGAGCCACGATTGAGAGAGCAAGATTTTGGCAACTTCCAACCATGTTCGTCGGAGATGGAGCGAATGTGGGCAGAGAGAGCAGATTATGGACACTTCTTCTACCGGATACCCGATGGCGAAAGCGCTGCCGATGCCTACGACCGCGTGTCAGGCTTTAACGAGAGCTTGTGGCGACAGTTTGGGGACGCAGACTTCCCGAGCGTCTGCGTCCTCGTGACACACGGCCTGATGTCGAGAGTGTTTCTCATGAAGTGGTACCACTGGAGTGTGGAGTACTTTGAAGACCTTCGCAATGTCAACCATTGCGAGTTTGTGGTCATGAGGAAAGATGCAGAGACGCAGAAGTACATACTGGAGAACAATCTACGCACATGGTCGGAACTGAGGAGACAACGCAAGGAAGAGCAAGCCAAGCAGGATCCACAGAGACGTAACACGCTGTCGAGTTTCTTGACGCAGTCGCAAGACAGCCCACAAATACCGCCTCGGAAATGGGGCGGCTGCATAGATGGGTGCAATCACGCCAACGATCAGTACCCGAGACGTACGGCACAGCGAAAGCAGCAAGTACAGCAGGAGCTTCAACTGCCACCAGCAGCTGAAGCACCGGAAGACAATCCCAATGAGGCAGAGGATCATCCCGTCGCGCAAGTTGAACTGACAACCAAGGGAGGAGAGGACTCGGGAGGTGTTGATGGTCCATCAGACGAAGGCTCTACAACCAGCTCGCGGCCTGAGTTCAAGAGGCCCTTCAGACCGCCCGCACATTCAACTTTGCACCCTGGCAGAGATGGCGGAAGCACAACATCGGGCACCACAACGCCGCACGAGATGAGTGACAATGATGGGAACCAATACTTTGCTCCGCAAGCTCAGAAGGGAACGTCCTTGGGTAATGCCCTACGGAAAGCTCCACGACGGAAGGCGACCCCCGAAGACATTGAGCGCTGGGCGCAAGAGAGCGGCATGGGAAAGGGAAAGAAGGCTGATGCGCTGGGGGATGAACCAGATGCTTGGTCGGATGAGAATCGAGGCAGTCTGGATGAAAAGAGCGCTTCGCAGGATATGGATGACCTCGACCGGGCAGAGAAGGAAGACAAAGGATTGATGGGCAGTGTTTATTGA
- a CDS encoding Ingression protein fic1: MSSKMATNGPHAAGIFADMTVDGPEIGTLVLIVDRAKNLPNRKTMGKQNPYCAARLGKEARKTETDKRGGQTPRWDQELRFTVHDSPDYYTLKVSVFSEDKRTDLIGEAYVSLNDVVVPGGGKSDQWQGLNCKGKYAGEIRIEMTYYDTREKPDKQHEAGMSVADELKQQYGSLNTKVKRRPLPVNPNAPATQAVVIPDRALPGRAKHGPRDYSTPARAASLPPEAPKTFNYPHSQATLFGQKPVTAQPQSAGPTPAAVESQRVVSEYGEYDPNLGPELYSTSPTPAQPDFLPELGPSRRQRSPLHPQANYAQRQLPPQQHARPPALQHANSAPAVPETHGYEDNSLLRTDYPEAIPDLDHQYQQVRQRRNDVPPGWENEYGSPQAARQPYVEDDFEPSPPPPPPPMHSHSSPAVPHYNSPHSQAHPPARGYGTTPPARRQEYVPSSSPRQSIERDYGPQQTPPSLSIGRPRRGQSFDEYGDSPYQASYGSTPNLMSPQQTPPPGRTPPYGRQHPGRHSVTDLYSTPSRPHPLSQEVSRARSPNPYAQSAPRSRSPNPYAQESADPSPYQNGYRGRELAPLARPRAASPQPPAQHTPDSRPKSSYSIQHPVRAFESADASPLSTSQLGSGRAFPARKSVSPRPSMSEGSRSAIPFSPDDFGANGASQQPGGSSPTRNGPIVGWHGQEIDPSDHLPVEAWAPEPEPKVPNRTYGLGRDRDFGPRGQGIMTTGGRMSKDTMVNVRPRQQSAPPEPVPEPQPSKIRARLVKKSAPPMEPLRDHANFNSVPNSYEQQNYSRGFRDRSPGPVDDRMAYENAYGPPSIPPKVPLQQPDYGPDALSRELSTIDIGTGRRQSPASYVPVRSHRDRNSYY; this comes from the exons ATGAGCTCGAAGATGGCCACCAATGGCCCTCACGCCGCCGGCATCTTCGCCGACATGACAGTGGATGGCCCTGAGATTGGAACACTGGTTTTGATCGTAGACCGAGCGAAGAACCTCCCGAATCGCAAGACGATGGGCAAGCAGAACCCGTACTGCGCGGCGAGACTAGGCAAAGAAGCACGGAAGACCGAGACAGACAAGCGAGGTGGGCAGACGCCGCGATG GGACCAGGAACTGCGATTTACAGTGCACGACTCGCCGGACTACTACACTCTGAAAGTCTCGGTCTTCAGCGAGGACAAGAGGACCGATCTTATCGGCGAAGCGTATGTCAGCCTCAACGATGTCGTGGTGCCTGGAGGCGGGAAGAGCGATCAATGGCAAGGCTTAAACTGCAAGGGCAAATACGCTGGTGAGATCAGGATCGAGATGACCTACTACGATACGAGGGAGAAGCCGGACAAGCAGCATGAGGCAGGCATGTCCGTTGCGGATGAGCTGAAGCAGCAGTATGGCAGCTTGAACACCAAGGTCAAGAGAAGACCGCTGCCAGTCAATCCAAATGCGCCGGCTACGCAGGCGGTTGTGATACCCGACCGAGCTCTCCCCGGACGAGCAAAGCATGGCCCACGAGACTATTCGACGCCGGCACGAGCAGCGTCGCTGCCACCGGAAGCACCAAAGACGTTCAACTATCCGCACTCGCAGGCCACCTTGTTCGGGCAGAAGCCTGTCACGGCACAACCACAGTCAGCAGGGCCAACGCCAGCCGCGGTAGAATCACAACGCGTGGTATCAGAATATGGCGAGTACGATCCAAACCTTGGCCCAGAGCTGTACAGCACTTCACCAACCCCGGCACAACCAGACTTCCTCCCTGAGCTGGGGCCGAGCCGAAGACAGCGCTCTCCTCTTCATCCTCAGGCGAATTATGCGCAACGACAGTTGCCTCCTCAACAACATGCCAGACCGCCGGCTTTGCAACACGCCAATTCTGCCCCGGCCGTTCCAGAAACCCACGGGTACGAGGACAACTCGCTGTTGAGGACCGACTATCCTGAAGCGATACCTGATCTCGATCATCAGTACCAGCAGGTTCGTCAGCGTAGGAATGACGTACCACCGGGATGGGAGAATGAGTATGGAAGTCCTCAAGCTGCCAGACAGCCGTATGTCGAAGACGACTTCGAACCGTCGCCGCCTCCTCCGCCACCACCAATGCACAGCCACAGCTCTCCGGCAGTACCACATTACAACTCGCCTCACAGCCAAGCACATCCACCAGCAAGGGGGTACGGCACTACGCCTCCGGCTAGACGACAAGAGTATGTCCCAAGCTCGTCGCCCCGACAAAGTATCGAGCGTGATTACGGGCCACAACAAACACCTCCTAGTCTAAGTATTGGTCGTCCCAGACGTGGCCAGTCCTTCGACGAGTACGGCGATTCGCCATATCAAGCGAGCTATGGCTCTACTCCCAATCTGATGTCGCCGCAGCAAACGCCACCGCCTGGAAGGACACCACCATATGGTAGACAGCATCCAGGAAGGCACAGTGTTACTGATTTGTACAGTACACCTTCACGGCCACATCCTCTGTCTCAGGAAGTATCGCGGGCCCGGAGCCCCAATCCTTACGCACAGAGCGCACCTCGGTCTCGAAGCCCAAATCCGTACGCCCAGGAAAGTGCCGATCCATCGCCGTACCAGAATGGCTATCGAGGTAGAGAGCTGGCGCCGCTCGCAAGGCCGCGAGCCGCATCTCCACAACCGCCAGCACAGCATACGCCCGACTCAAGGCCTAAGAGTTCTTACAGCATCCAGCATCCGGTGCGAGCATTCGAGTCCGCAGATGCTAGCCCGCTATCGACATCACAGCTGGGATCAGGCAGAGCATTTCCAGCCCGGAAGTCAGTCTCGCCTCGACCCTCCATGTCAGAAGGGAGCCGTTCTGCCATACCCTTTTCTCCAGATGACTTTGGTGCCAATGGGGCTTCGCAGCAGCCTGGTGGCTCTTCTCCGACTCGCAACGGACCTATCGTTGGCTGGCATGGTCAGGAGATAGATCCATCTGACCATCTTCCAGTAGAAGCGTGGGCGCCTGAGCCGGAGCCCAAAGTACCGAACAGGACATATGGACTTGGTCGCGACAGAGACTTTGGACCCAGGGGACAAGGTATCATGACTACTGGAGGCCGAATGTCAAAAGACACCATGGTCAACGTTCGGCCCAGACAACAGTCAGCACCACCAGAGCCAGTACCCGAGCCGCAGCCATCCAAGATCAGAGCGCGATTGGTCAAGAAGAGCGCGCCGCCAATGGAACCTTTACGAGATCATGCCAACTTCAATTCTGTTCCAAACTCATACGAGCAGCAAAACT
- a CDS encoding Bleomycin hydrolase, with translation MGSAESTPQPPSRSISRRERRVPREQAPVATFDEKFDALRIDHPRHSPVDRIIFKDDSEHVDATATEQYVREVLKDSKNRLGLSALSTNNPSAVLEKPSSVIRDTQYFNLKIPHEGSPVTNQRSSGRCWIFAACNVFRIAIQQKYNIKSFELSQAYLFFWDKVEKANYYLESILDTVDEDVDSRIVSALMASPVGDGGQWDMIVNLVSKYGIVPQSLYPDSFNAQNSSTMDRILTTKLREDGLRLRALRSKSASSGRIAEVKEAMMQDIVRVLTLCLGPPPSADKKFTWEFYDNANTFKTVSLTPIEFADTTHVKKFISLVNDPRNDYNRLLTVDHLGNVWDGRPITYVNVDTIVFKEACVAMLKKGLPIFFGSDVGKQSDSRKGIMDTDLVDYELGFNIKLGLTKAERLLTGESQMTHAMVLTAVHLDENNKPVRWRVENSWSETAGTDGYFVMSDKWMDEFCYQAVVDPSVVHKEVRDVLKQTPKVLPLWDPMGALA, from the exons ATGGGCTCCGCAGAGTCAACACCACAACCACCGTCTCGCTCCATCTCTCGCCGAGAACGTCGAGTACCACGAGAACAAGCTCCAGTAGCGACCTTTGACGAGAAGTTCGACGCTCTCAGAATCGACCATCCTCGACACAGTCCTGTCGATCGCATCATCTTCAAGGACGACTCTGAGCATGTGGACGCTACAGCCACCGAACAATACGTGCGTGAGGTGTTGAAGGATTCCAAGAACAGACTGGGACTGTCTGCTTTGAGCACCAACAATCCGTCTGCTGTGCTGGAGAAGCCGTCTTCTGTTATTCGTGATACGCAGTACTTCAATTTGAAGATACCACATGAAGGGTCGCCT GTGACGAACCAGCGGAGCAGCGGTCGGTGCTGG ATCTTTGCCGCATGCAATGTGTTTCGTATTGCGATTCAGCAAAAGTACAATATCAAGAGCTTTGAGCTTAGCCAGGCATATTTGTTCTTCTGGGACAAGGTCGAGAAGGCGAATTACTACCTCGAGTCGATCTTGGACACCGTGGACGAGGATGTCGACAGCCGGATTGTCAGTGCTCTGATGGCGAGTCCCGTTGGCGACGGAGGGCAGTGGGATATGATTGTCAATCTCGTCTCCAAGTATGGTATCGTTCCACAGTCACTCTACCCTGACAGCTTCAATGCTCAAAACAGCTCCACTATGGATCGGATCTTGACTACCAAGCTTCGCGAAGATGGGCTGAGACTCAGAGCGCTGAGGTCGAAGTCTGCATCTTCGGGAAGGATCGCAGAAGTGAAGGAAGCCATGATGCAGGACATTGTGCGTGTGCTTACGCTGTGTCTGGGACCGCCTCCATCTGCGGACAAGAAGTTCACCTGGGAGTTCTACGACAACGCCAACACTTTCAAGACTGTGTCCTTGACACCAATCGAGTTCGCCGATACGACACACGTCAAGAAGTTCATATCTTTGGTCAACGACCCCAGAAACGACTACAATCGTCTTCTCACAGTCGACCACCTTGGCAACGTCTGGGACGGCAGACCGATCACATACGTGAACGTCGACACCATTGTGTTCAAAGAAGCCTGCGTGGCAATGTTGAAGAAGGGACTACCTATCTTCTTCGGCTCAGATGTCGGAAAGCAGTCTGACAGCCGCAAGGGTATCATGGACACTGATCTTGTTGACTACGAGCTCGGGTTCAACATCAAGCTTGGGCTCACGAAGGCGGAGAGACTGCTGACTGGTGAGAGTCAAATGACTCATGCTATGGTTCTCACCGCCGTGCATCTCGATGAGAATAACAAGCCTGTACGCTGGCGAGTCGAGAACAGCTGGTCTGAGACGGCTGGGACTGATGGGTACTTCGTGATGTCGGACAAGTGGATGGATGAGTTCTGCTATCAGGCTGTTGTTGATCCGAGTGTGGTGCACAAGGAGGTCAGGGATGTGTTGAAGCAGACGCCAAAGGTCTTGCCCTTGTGGGACCCGATGGGCGCGTTGGCTTGA